Proteins found in one Methanobacterium sp. genomic segment:
- a CDS encoding HEAT repeat domain-containing protein produces the protein MSIFKITEEDVANYKHDKNIKKLIKSIYHPNSLIRYRAIEALGDLEDKSAIYDILGALEDEDESVRNMAVYSLGEIGDKRAANIIIEKIQYEGSDFQEIAIYALGEIGGGNAVKYLTSVLEDDENDDMRWRAAEALGKIGSFESASSLIIALKDRNREVRHSAADALGEIGDPRSTKHLKKALDDESWQVRKCSLNSLFKMDEISFEIVLDCLYDGDPHVREKTVQIMGRIDDEDFIPYLEDMLFDEDDDVQKTAIVSLDKIKANAKIKTIPRKDKVLRAKKSQERLEEAIEKIGQEKAVEILIEALNEPDPDIRHRAVEVLGEIRDPRAVAPLIKTLKDENSSVQWRASEALEKIKEPSVLPLIEALKDDNESVRTRAAWALGEIRDLRAIEPLIANLDDKSAAVRWKTALSLGKFKKPAVNPLIKALNEGNSIVREKAAEALGEIGDKKALESLKSALQDEDPHVRISAADAIAKIEKPKIN, from the coding sequence ATGTCAATCTTTAAAATCACTGAAGAAGACGTGGCAAATTATAAACATGACAAAAATATAAAAAAGTTGATTAAATCAATTTATCATCCTAATAGCTTGATAAGATACCGGGCAATTGAAGCTTTAGGAGATTTGGAAGATAAATCTGCAATTTATGATATTTTAGGCGCTCTAGAAGATGAAGACGAATCTGTGCGTAATATGGCCGTGTATTCATTGGGTGAAATTGGGGATAAACGAGCGGCAAATATTATTATTGAAAAAATCCAATATGAGGGAAGTGATTTTCAGGAAATTGCAATCTATGCCTTAGGGGAAATTGGAGGAGGAAATGCTGTAAAATATTTAACCTCAGTTTTAGAAGATGATGAAAATGATGATATGAGATGGAGGGCAGCCGAAGCCCTTGGAAAAATTGGAAGCTTTGAATCTGCTTCTTCACTTATTATCGCTCTTAAAGATCGTAATAGAGAAGTGAGACATAGTGCAGCTGATGCTCTTGGGGAGATCGGTGATCCTCGATCAACTAAACACTTGAAAAAAGCTCTTGATGATGAAAGCTGGCAAGTACGTAAGTGTAGCTTGAATTCACTATTTAAAATGGATGAAATATCTTTTGAAATTGTTCTAGACTGTTTGTATGATGGAGATCCTCATGTGAGGGAAAAAACCGTCCAAATAATGGGTAGAATTGATGATGAAGATTTCATACCCTATTTAGAAGATATGCTCTTTGATGAAGATGATGATGTTCAAAAAACAGCAATTGTTTCTCTTGATAAGATAAAAGCCAATGCTAAAATCAAAACAATACCCAGAAAAGATAAAGTTTTGAGGGCCAAAAAATCGCAAGAACGCTTGGAAGAGGCTATTGAAAAAATTGGTCAAGAAAAAGCTGTGGAAATATTGATTGAAGCCTTGAATGAACCTGATCCTGATATTAGACATCGTGCAGTTGAAGTTTTGGGTGAAATTAGAGATCCGAGGGCTGTTGCTCCACTGATTAAGACTTTGAAGGATGAAAATTCCAGTGTCCAATGGAGGGCTTCAGAGGCCTTGGAAAAAATCAAGGAACCATCAGTTTTACCCCTTATCGAAGCATTGAAAGATGATAATGAGAGTGTGAGAACCAGGGCTGCGTGGGCGTTGGGAGAAATAAGAGATTTAAGAGCTATCGAACCACTGATTGCAAATTTAGATGATAAAAGCGCTGCCGTCAGATGGAAAACAGCATTATCACTGGGTAAATTTAAAAAACCCGCTGTAAATCCATTAATTAAAGCACTTAATGAAGGTAACTCCATTGTTCGAGAAAAAGCTGCAGAAGCCTTGGGAGAAATTGGGGATAAAAAAGCACTTGAATCTTTAAAATCTGCGCTGCAAGATGAAGACCCTCATGTACGAATTAGTGCTGCAGATGCCATAGCTAAAATAGAAAAACCGAAAATAAATTAA
- a CDS encoding DegT/DnrJ/EryC1/StrS aminotransferase family protein codes for MDFFFKKPTKNAREAMCQASLDLGNREIETNHNRNAEESLKDLTCHEHARVVNSGNSAIMIAMNNIKGPVLLPDQGGWTGFKKIADFLGLKISYLPTNHGIINLEVLDDNIKLKTPHSLFITSFAGYMAEQPVKEIFELCDERGVILVEDASGSIGDPQRSLACGDHAHIIVASTGSPKIINLGSGGFISTNDPNMLDNSNFILKTLRPNPVICAGLVEAIKEAPDTLSKTLQACNFLKKEIKTVLFEEYRGINVTIPSKNPKPMARELRKKIPVNGGGMISTCPRYDRIKQPAVCLEIKNLEIKSLKNENLRKIAEITNKIISDFM; via the coding sequence ATGGACTTTTTTTTTAAAAAACCCACCAAAAATGCCAGGGAAGCTATGTGTCAGGCATCTTTAGATCTTGGGAATCGAGAAATAGAAACAAATCATAATCGGAATGCTGAAGAGAGTTTAAAAGACCTTACTTGCCATGAACATGCCCGGGTAGTTAATAGTGGAAATTCAGCTATAATGATCGCAATGAACAACATTAAAGGACCCGTTTTATTACCAGATCAGGGTGGTTGGACTGGATTTAAAAAAATTGCCGATTTTTTAGGTCTGAAAATATCATACCTTCCCACAAATCATGGAATTATCAATTTAGAAGTTTTAGATGATAATATTAAACTTAAAACACCTCATTCACTATTTATAACTAGTTTTGCAGGTTATATGGCAGAACAACCAGTTAAAGAAATATTTGAATTGTGTGATGAGAGAGGGGTGATTTTGGTGGAGGATGCTTCAGGTTCTATTGGTGATCCCCAGAGAAGTTTGGCTTGCGGTGATCATGCCCATATAATAGTGGCATCTACTGGATCACCAAAAATCATCAATTTGGGCAGTGGAGGATTTATTTCCACCAATGATCCAAACATGCTTGATAATTCTAATTTTATTCTAAAAACTTTACGCCCAAACCCTGTTATATGCGCAGGTTTGGTTGAAGCCATTAAAGAAGCACCAGATACTCTTTCTAAAACATTACAAGCATGTAATTTTTTGAAAAAAGAGATTAAAACGGTTTTATTTGAGGAATATCGTGGAATAAATGTAACCATACCTTCAAAAAACCCTAAACCGATGGCACGTGAATTGAGAAAAAAAATTCCTGTAAATGGTGGTGGGATGATTAGTACTTGTCCACGTTATGACCGGATAAAACAACCAGCAGTGTGTTTGGAAATAAAAAACTTGGAAATAAAAAGTTTGAAAAATGAAAATCTGAGAAAAATAGCAGAAATAACTAATAAGATCATTTCTGATTTTATGTAA
- a CDS encoding 2-isopropylmalate synthase, protein MKARIFDTTLRDGEQTPGISLTPDEKLLIARKLDELGVNVIEAGSAITSEGERNGIKKITSEGLSAELCSFTRAVQLDIDAALECDVDSIHLVVPTSDLHLEHKLRKSREQVKRMAVESTQYAVDHGLLVEISSEDATRSDMEFMKEIFQAGIDAGAKRICACDTVGILTPERSFDFYSQLMDLNVPLSVHCHNDFGLAVANSLAGLRAGATQAHVTVNGIGERAGNASLEELVVSLYSLYNVQTQINIQMLYEVSKMVARITGMYLQPNKAIVGENAFAHESGIHADGVMKKAETYEPIMPELVGHKRRFVMGKHVGSHIIKQRINEMGFRVDDERFSQIFNRIKSLGDMGKCVTDVDLQAIAEDVMGVMSEKPVELQELTIVSGNKVTPTASVKLKIGDVEKLEAGVGVGPVDAAIVAITKTIEDLANIEFEEYHVDAITGGTDALIDVVIKLKHDGKVVSARSTQPDIINASVEAFLGGINKILTDKKVNESKNV, encoded by the coding sequence ATGAAAGCCAGAATATTTGATACTACTCTCCGTGATGGTGAACAAACCCCTGGAATATCTTTAACTCCAGATGAAAAACTCTTGATAGCCAGAAAATTGGATGAATTAGGTGTAAATGTTATCGAAGCAGGTTCAGCTATCACATCCGAAGGAGAAAGGAATGGTATTAAAAAAATAACCTCAGAAGGTCTTTCTGCCGAGTTATGTAGTTTTACCAGGGCTGTTCAGTTAGATATTGATGCTGCTCTGGAATGCGATGTGGACAGCATCCATTTGGTGGTTCCCACCTCCGACTTGCACTTGGAACACAAGCTGCGCAAATCACGAGAACAAGTAAAAAGAATGGCTGTTGAATCAACACAATATGCTGTGGATCATGGTCTTCTAGTTGAAATATCATCAGAAGATGCAACCCGCAGTGACATGGAATTTATGAAAGAGATTTTTCAAGCAGGCATAGATGCCGGTGCAAAACGCATATGTGCTTGTGATACAGTGGGTATACTCACTCCAGAACGTTCATTTGATTTTTACAGTCAATTAATGGATTTGAATGTTCCTTTAAGTGTGCATTGTCACAATGATTTTGGTTTAGCTGTAGCAAACTCTCTTGCAGGCCTTAGGGCAGGGGCAACCCAAGCCCATGTTACAGTCAATGGAATTGGAGAAAGGGCAGGGAACGCATCATTAGAAGAATTGGTTGTTTCATTATATTCCCTTTATAATGTTCAGACTCAAATTAATATTCAAATGTTATATGAAGTTTCTAAAATGGTTGCCAGGATAACAGGGATGTATTTACAACCAAACAAGGCTATAGTTGGGGAAAACGCCTTTGCCCATGAGTCAGGAATACATGCCGATGGAGTAATGAAAAAGGCGGAAACTTATGAACCAATAATGCCTGAACTCGTTGGTCATAAGCGTCGTTTTGTTATGGGTAAACATGTGGGTTCTCATATCATCAAACAAAGGATTAATGAGATGGGGTTCCGAGTTGATGATGAAAGATTCTCCCAAATATTTAACAGAATCAAATCATTGGGGGACATGGGAAAATGTGTTACAGATGTGGACTTGCAAGCTATAGCTGAAGATGTTATGGGGGTTATGTCCGAAAAACCAGTAGAACTTCAAGAATTAACCATAGTATCTGGAAATAAGGTAACACCAACTGCTTCAGTAAAACTTAAAATCGGAGATGTTGAAAAATTGGAGGCAGGCGTGGGAGTAGGACCAGTGGATGCTGCAATAGTAGCAATCACAAAAACAATAGAAGACCTTGCAAATATCGAATTTGAAGAATACCACGTGGATGCAATAACTGGTGGAACCGATGCCCTTATTGATGTGGTTATCAAACTTAAACATGATGGTAAAGTGGTGAGCGCTAGGAGCACACAACCAGATATTATAAATGCGAGTGTAGAGGCATTTTTAGGTGGAATTAACAAAATACTCACTGATAAGAAGGTTAATGAGTCTAAAAATGTTTAA